A genomic region of Glycine max cultivar Williams 82 chromosome 15, Glycine_max_v4.0, whole genome shotgun sequence contains the following coding sequences:
- the LOC100795215 gene encoding uncharacterized protein has product MDSNKIYHHGWDLTYAEYVSKFVYVARKRCWQPRKQGNTIGRLIWVSPSSGELFYMRMMFSSTIGSQSYKDIRTVENVVYHTFREACFGKGFLGSDQEFVGALREANTWGTPHFVRKLFVKLLFMNTMDRPEYVWKQTWQWMANDIAFNHRRQANRKSLRDFPSMTYPIGYAANPHRNKLIYNEMAYDKEILAAEFNKCYHSLIDEQTSIFYKIMRVVASQSGGVYFLYGYGGTGKTFI; this is encoded by the exons ATggattctaataaaatataccATCATGGATGGGATCTTACTTATGCTGAATATGTGTCCAAATTCGTTTATGTTGCACGCAAAAGATGCTGGCAACCAAGAAAACAAGGAAATACAATTGGCAGGCTCATATGGGTATCCCCTTCAAGTGGAGAGTTGTTCTACATGAGAATGATGTTTTCCTCCACTATAGGGTCACAATCTTACAAAGATATTAGAACAGTAGAAAATGTGGTCTACCATACATTTAGAGAAGCATGCTTTGGAAAAGGTTTTCTAGGAAGTGATCAAGAATTTGTTGGTGCTTTACGAGAAGCTAACACTTGGGGAACTCCACACTTCGTTAGAAAGTTATTTGTCAAGCTGCTATTTATGAATACCATGGATAGACCAGAATATGTGTGGAAACAAACTTGGCAATGGATGGCAAATGATATTGCATTTAATCATAGAAGACAAG CCAATAGGAAAAGCCTACGAGATTTCCCTTCAATGACATACCCAATAGGATATGCTGCCAACCCACACCGAAATAAGCTCATCTACAATGAAATGGCTTATGATAAGGAAATTTTGGCTGCTGAATTCAACAAATGCTATCACTCACTAATAG ATGAGCaaacttctattttttataagattatgcGCGTTGTTGCAAGTCAATCGGGGGGAGTTTATTTTCTCTATGGATATGGTGGCACCGGCAAGACCTTTATCTAG